The nucleotide sequence TGTGAACCCGCTTGATTCCGCAGTTGTAACGATCGGCACGATTACAGGCGGAACGAAGCAAAATATCATTGCGGAAAAATCTCGAATTGAAGGAACGATTCGCACCCTTTCGGCAGAAACAATGACACTAGTGAAAGAACGCATTCAAGCCCTTGTAAAAGGCATTGAAGCTGGATTTCACTGTGAAGGAACAATTGATTTCGGTGCGAATTATCATCAAGTATATAATGAAGAAAAATTAACACGAGAATTTATGGAGATCGCTCGTGAAACAGACGGGATTTCAGTAGTGGAATGCCGCGAAGCGATGACAGGCGAAGACTTCGGCTACATGCTTGCTGAAATTCCAGGCTTCATGTTCTGGCTTGGTGTTGATAGCGAACACGGCCTGCATTCCTCAAAGCTAACGCCACAAGAAGAAGCCATTCCAACAGCTGTCCGTTTAATTAGCTCGTATTTGCAGGAGAAGAGTAAGCGTTCTTAGAAGCTTCCAGCAATCGGACAGCCTAACCGCCTTCGACGCACAGGATGTGCTAGCGTCGGTGTTGAAACAGGACGTTTCGTTTTTAACCGACGTTCCTTTTCAGGCTCCGAGGCAAAAAGCGCCTCTATGCATGAAGGCTCCAGCAAACAATATTTCTAAACGGCCCGCCTCCGCATTTCGAGATGTCTAGCTACGGCGGCTAGGGGCTCGAGGTCATAAGTCAGCCTGTTGCGGGGACAAAGGGCGGGTCCCCTCCACATTCTGCCTTATGCTTGTCGCCCCTGGGCAAGCCGCCTCCGCTTTTCGGGGTGTCCAGCTGCGAAAGGCAGGCTGCGCGAGTTGCTTCACCTTCCCACGCCGAAAGCAAAGAGCGGCTTTCTCTGTGGAAAGCTTCCAGCAATCGGACAGCCTAACCGCCTTTCTCCGCATTTCGAGATGTCCAGCTGCGGCGGCTAGGGGCTCGAGGTCATAAGTCAGCCTGTTGCGGGGATAAAGAGCAATCCCCTCCACATTCTGCCTTATGCTTGTCGCCCCTAATCGAGCCGCCTCCGCTTTTCGGTTGCATAATTTTCACTTTCTCAGGAGAAAATGGTGGTTGAGGAGGTGGAAGTGGGATGCCAAGAATCGGTGTTGAACAATCGCTTTCAGACATTCAACAAGCGCTGCAGGAAAAAGGCTATGAAATCACTCAATTAAAGCAGGAGCAAGATGTAAATGGGTGTGACTGCTGTGTTATTACAGGTCAAGATGAGAACGTAATGGGTATTTCGACTGCTGCGTTCGAAGGAGCTGTTATTGAAGCACGTGGGTTAACGGCTGAGCAGGTTTGTCAAGAAGTCGAGCAACGCATTGGACGTCAATAATCGAACATAAGTGTACGTAAGAACAGCCAGTTGTTGGCTGTTCTTTTTTCAGTGATCATTGTTATAATGATCAAATCAGTATGCACATCAGGGGGCGCTTCGGATGTATGATTCCATCGTTTATTTACTTTATTTTCTCATCTATTCAGTGTTTATTCTTATTTTCGGAAAGCATGGTTTCGATAAAACCGATACGTTGAAAGGATATTTTGTCGCAAATCGGAATTTATCTGTTGTATCGGGGTTTGCTTCCTTTACAGCGACATGGTTTAGTGCGGCTTCCTTCTTCGGGCTGCCTGCCTTAATCTATGCGGAAGGGTTTCGCGTTGTTTGGATAACAACGGCAGCATGGGTGTTCGGTGGAGTCGTCATCCTTCTGATTGCACAGCGTTTGAATGGCTTTGACATTATTACAATCCCTGAATTCTTTTATGTCCGCTATCATTCACGTTATATGCAAATTGTTGTAAGCGTTATATTAATCATCGTTTACTTACTCTACATTGTCATCCAATTTCGTGGGTTCGGGATTGTCATTGGTGCAATGCTTGATATTCCGTATTTCTTAAGTGTTCTGCTTGTTTATTTGTTCGTCCTTTATACGACATTTGGTGGTTTGTATTCCGTCGCGCGCTCGGATATTTTTCATTTTATTTTACTGCTTACAGGAGCGGTCGTTGGTGTGCTGTTAATTGGTAAGCATACGGGCGGACTTGATGGGATGATGGCTGAGCTTTCACATTTACAAAGCGGAGGCATTGTGCAGGAGGAATATACGAGTTTTTTTGAAGGGGTGTCTTTCTGGACGGTGCTGAGTGCTTTCTTGTCACTTGGCTTAGGTGTTGCGGTCAATCCTCAGTATGGCATTCGCATCCTT is from Bacillus tianshenii and encodes:
- a CDS encoding YkuS family protein, whose translation is MPRIGVEQSLSDIQQALQEKGYEITQLKQEQDVNGCDCCVITGQDENVMGISTAAFEGAVIEARGLTAEQVCQEVEQRIGRQ
- a CDS encoding sodium:solute symporter family protein; protein product: MYDSIVYLLYFLIYSVFILIFGKHGFDKTDTLKGYFVANRNLSVVSGFASFTATWFSAASFFGLPALIYAEGFRVVWITTAAWVFGGVVILLIAQRLNGFDIITIPEFFYVRYHSRYMQIVVSVILIIVYLLYIVIQFRGFGIVIGAMLDIPYFLSVLLVYLFVLYTTFGGLYSVARSDIFHFILLLTGAVVGVLLIGKHTGGLDGMMAELSHLQSGGIVQEEYTSFFEGVSFWTVLSAFLSLGLGVAVNPQYGIRILAAKSKQTAFRMVLLSIFFIIIIYACIFIIGVGARTLYPVHIGNYEEVIPYIITHIFDSPWKGFLLISIVAASISTANSQLLMIASSLVYDIGGSKRRNQHPERTIAISRIVIVLFASLAVLLSYLAPSGLVYFSGQLWGGIASTMVFPLLGGLFGRGVSKQGASWSMIAGALTYVISLAVIPAPAQEVFHPVLPGLFVSGFIYFLHFFKKGAHA